The Palleronia sp. THAF1 genome window below encodes:
- a CDS encoding sulfurtransferase TusA family protein, whose protein sequence is MKQARDTASMTQDATHDADLDALGLLCPLPVLKARKRLQALTTGQVLRVRADDPAAVVDVPHFCAEAGHELVSATDDGAVQTYLIRKV, encoded by the coding sequence ATGAAACAGGCGCGCGATACCGCATCCATGACACAAGACGCCACACATGACGCTGATCTCGATGCGCTTGGACTGCTGTGCCCCCTGCCCGTTCTGAAGGCCCGTAAACGATTGCAGGCGCTGACTACCGGACAGGTCCTGCGCGTGCGGGCCGACGATCCGGCAGCGGTGGTGGACGTACCGCATTTCTGTGCCGAGGCTGGGCACGAGTTGGTCTCGGCCACCGACGACGGCGCCGTTCAGACATACCTGATCCGCAAGGTTTAG
- a CDS encoding Rne/Rng family ribonuclease, translating to MPKKMLIDATHAEETRVVVVDGNKVEEFDFESENKRQLAGNIYLAKVTRVEPSLQAAFIDYGGNRHGFLAFSEIHPDYYQIPIADRQALLEEEQADAEEERRQDEEAEKPRRRTRSRSRTKAADTQTDDAVQTAEVDGDDAADAQANQIANSVPGMDVVDLGDDEGATAPGDDHHQDDDDEPKPYVAADDASERDETIESVADDDTPEDVRPKRKPRAKKYKIQEVIKVRQILLVQVVKEERGNKGAALTTYLSLAGRYCVLMPNTARGGGISRKITNVADRKKLKEIAQSIEVPKGAGLIVRTAGAKRTKTEIKRDYEYLQRMWEQIRELTLKSVAPAAIYEEGNLIKRSIRDLYNREIDEVWVEGDNGYRTAKDFMKMIMPSHAKNVKHYVDPMPLYARHQVESYLGAMFNPDVRLPSGGYIVIGVTEALVAIDVNSGRSTKEGSIEDTAYRTNMEAAEEVARQLRLRDLAGLIVIDFIDMEDRKHNANVEKHFKEKLKTDRARIQVGRISGFGLLEMSRQRLRPGMIEATTQPCAHCHGTGLLRSDDNVALAILRHLEEEGTRKKSREVCVTAPVAICNYLMNQKREHIALIEARYGMAVRLEADPSLISPDFKIEKLKHQTIRVVEQTEVITSSKIMEDEPDDDIPDEVIEDEAPEAPDAVAEPVAKAPEADSDSDSEDRPKKKRRRRRRGGRRKTGENGENGNDGSNGEGSDANDSASDDDDDTSADQSTPDAPAADDAPQQDKPKRRRSRSRSRRKSDDQPTDVDAPVAAAVSEQVTEDAAIAPPVPEENAPQEAVAESQAEAPAPQPEPAVEEPVAEKPASKEPEVVDQPVPESVGAQITEDAPVAPPAPQEDAAETANDDDKPKRRGWWSLRR from the coding sequence ATGCCCAAGAAAATGCTAATCGACGCGACCCACGCGGAAGAAACCCGCGTGGTCGTGGTGGACGGCAACAAAGTCGAGGAATTCGACTTTGAGTCCGAGAACAAGCGTCAGCTTGCCGGAAACATCTACCTTGCCAAGGTCACACGCGTAGAGCCGTCGCTTCAGGCGGCTTTCATTGACTATGGCGGCAACCGCCACGGCTTCCTTGCGTTCTCGGAAATCCACCCGGATTACTACCAGATCCCGATCGCCGACCGTCAGGCCCTGTTGGAAGAAGAGCAGGCCGACGCCGAGGAAGAGCGTCGTCAGGACGAAGAAGCCGAGAAGCCCCGCCGCCGGACACGTTCGCGCAGCCGCACCAAGGCCGCCGACACGCAGACCGACGATGCCGTGCAAACTGCCGAAGTTGACGGCGACGACGCCGCCGATGCGCAGGCCAACCAGATCGCGAACAGCGTGCCCGGCATGGATGTTGTCGATCTGGGTGACGACGAGGGCGCGACCGCCCCCGGCGACGACCACCATCAGGACGACGACGACGAGCCCAAGCCCTACGTCGCCGCCGATGACGCCTCCGAGCGGGACGAAACCATCGAATCGGTGGCCGACGATGACACGCCCGAGGACGTGCGCCCCAAGCGCAAGCCGCGCGCGAAGAAGTACAAGATTCAGGAAGTCATCAAGGTGCGCCAGATCCTTCTGGTGCAGGTCGTCAAGGAAGAGCGGGGCAACAAGGGCGCTGCGCTGACCACGTATCTGTCGCTTGCCGGCCGTTATTGCGTCCTGATGCCCAACACCGCCCGCGGTGGTGGCATCAGCCGCAAGATCACCAACGTCGCCGACCGTAAGAAGCTGAAAGAGATCGCGCAGTCCATTGAGGTGCCGAAAGGCGCCGGGCTGATCGTACGCACGGCAGGGGCCAAGCGCACCAAGACAGAGATCAAGCGCGACTACGAATACCTGCAGCGCATGTGGGAGCAGATCCGCGAGCTGACGCTGAAATCGGTCGCACCCGCCGCGATCTACGAGGAAGGCAATCTGATCAAGCGCTCGATCCGCGACCTGTACAACCGCGAGATCGACGAGGTCTGGGTCGAAGGCGACAACGGTTACCGGACCGCCAAGGACTTCATGAAGATGATCATGCCGTCCCACGCCAAGAACGTGAAACACTACGTCGATCCGATGCCGCTGTACGCGCGCCATCAGGTCGAATCCTACCTTGGTGCGATGTTCAACCCGGACGTGCGACTGCCCTCGGGCGGCTACATCGTCATCGGCGTGACCGAAGCGCTCGTCGCCATCGACGTGAACTCCGGCCGGTCCACCAAGGAAGGCAGCATCGAGGATACCGCCTACCGCACCAACATGGAGGCCGCTGAAGAGGTGGCTCGCCAGTTGCGTCTGCGTGACCTTGCCGGTCTGATCGTGATCGACTTCATCGACATGGAAGACCGCAAGCACAATGCGAACGTGGAAAAGCACTTCAAGGAAAAGCTGAAGACCGACCGTGCGCGCATTCAGGTGGGCCGCATTTCCGGATTCGGCCTTCTGGAAATGTCCCGCCAGCGTTTGCGTCCCGGAATGATCGAAGCGACCACCCAGCCCTGTGCGCATTGCCATGGCACGGGTCTGCTACGATCCGACGACAACGTGGCGCTCGCCATCCTGCGTCATCTGGAAGAAGAGGGCACGCGCAAGAAATCGCGCGAGGTTTGCGTAACCGCGCCCGTCGCCATTTGCAACTACCTGATGAATCAGAAGCGGGAGCACATCGCGCTGATCGAGGCGCGCTATGGCATGGCCGTGCGGCTGGAAGCCGATCCCTCGCTGATCAGCCCGGACTTCAAGATCGAGAAGCTCAAGCATCAGACCATCCGCGTGGTCGAACAGACAGAGGTCATCACCTCTTCCAAAATCATGGAAGACGAACCGGACGACGATATCCCGGACGAGGTGATCGAGGACGAAGCGCCCGAGGCTCCGGATGCCGTGGCAGAGCCCGTCGCGAAGGCGCCAGAGGCGGACTCGGACAGCGACAGCGAAGATCGGCCAAAGAAGAAGCGGCGTCGGCGTCGTCGTGGTGGTCGTCGCAAGACGGGTGAGAACGGCGAAAACGGTAACGACGGTTCGAATGGCGAAGGTTCTGACGCGAACGACTCCGCGTCTGACGATGACGACGACACGTCTGCCGATCAGTCGACTCCGGATGCGCCCGCTGCCGACGATGCGCCGCAACAGGACAAACCCAAGCGTCGCCGCTCGCGGTCGCGCTCGCGTCGCAAGTCCGACGATCAACCTACAGACGTGGACGCGCCGGTTGCTGCCGCAGTCTCCGAGCAGGTGACGGAAGACGCGGCCATCGCGCCGCCCGTTCCAGAAGAGAACGCGCCGCAAGAAGCCGTAGCCGAGTCGCAGGCCGAAGCACCCGCGCCGCAGCCTGAGCCTGCTGTCGAAGAGCCGGTCGCCGAAAAGCCTGCGTCGAAAGAGCCCGAGGTGGTCGATCAACCCGTGCCGGAATCGGTCGGGGCGCAGATCACCGAAGATGCGCCGGTGGCACCCCCGGCTCCGCAGGAGGACGCGGCGGAGACCGCGAATGACGACGACAAGCCTAAACGTCGGGGATGGTGGTCGCTGCGCCGCTGA
- a CDS encoding cytochrome P450, whose translation MIPPKPPARPDRVSLWRYLRLFRADILSAQPARLYRAWMAEFRTPFFRSFMVNDPAVIRTVLNDRPLDFPKSERIGEGLRPLLGRSVFLTNGAEWQRQRRLIDPAFEGGRLRDTFPAMLDAARAMAARLQPGRVEIEGEASHAAADVIFRTLFTIPIDHAIAREVFEEFRTYQRTQPILNLAAFIPLPRWVPRFHRPATKAAAKRIRALIEGLVRDRQILIAAGTAPDDLSTKILMATDPETGDSFDADEMVDQVAIFFLAGHETSASALGWALYLLATHEDVQKEVATEAQAFMADPSFSSLSKLRLTRDVFREALRLYPPVPMMVREAVQEEPLRDRTARRGDQIVLSPWHLHRQTRMWDGPDGFDPGRWQTDAGRESARKAYMPFSAGPRVCTGAGFAMAEGVLLLAAVLAEWRVSPTDTVPVPEAHLTVRAKDGIWLNLDRRRRNEGSTISDE comes from the coding sequence ATGATCCCGCCGAAACCGCCCGCGCGGCCTGATCGCGTTTCGCTTTGGCGCTATCTGCGCCTTTTTCGAGCTGACATACTCTCGGCCCAGCCCGCCCGGCTGTATCGCGCATGGATGGCAGAGTTCCGCACGCCGTTCTTTCGGTCGTTCATGGTGAACGACCCAGCGGTGATCCGAACTGTTCTGAACGACCGTCCCTTGGATTTTCCGAAGTCAGAGCGGATCGGGGAAGGGTTGCGCCCGCTGCTGGGCCGCTCGGTGTTCCTGACGAACGGGGCCGAGTGGCAGCGTCAGCGTCGCCTGATCGACCCCGCCTTCGAAGGGGGGCGCTTGCGCGATACGTTCCCCGCAATGCTGGATGCGGCGCGTGCGATGGCGGCGCGTCTGCAGCCCGGTCGCGTGGAGATCGAAGGAGAGGCCAGCCACGCCGCCGCCGATGTGATCTTCCGCACGCTGTTCACGATCCCCATCGACCACGCCATCGCGAGAGAGGTGTTCGAGGAGTTCCGCACCTACCAGCGCACCCAGCCGATCCTGAACCTTGCAGCGTTCATCCCATTGCCGCGCTGGGTTCCGCGGTTTCACCGTCCTGCGACGAAGGCTGCTGCGAAACGTATCCGCGCGCTGATCGAAGGGCTCGTTCGGGATCGTCAGATATTGATCGCGGCGGGCACGGCACCGGACGATCTGTCGACCAAGATCCTGATGGCGACAGACCCTGAAACCGGGGACAGTTTCGATGCCGATGAGATGGTCGATCAGGTCGCGATCTTCTTCCTTGCGGGGCACGAAACCTCTGCTTCCGCTCTAGGATGGGCGCTGTATTTGCTGGCGACACATGAGGACGTGCAGAAGGAGGTGGCGACAGAGGCGCAAGCGTTCATGGCCGATCCTTCGTTTTCATCCCTGTCCAAATTGCGCCTGACGCGCGATGTCTTCCGCGAGGCTCTGCGTCTGTACCCGCCCGTGCCCATGATGGTGCGCGAGGCTGTGCAGGAAGAGCCTTTGCGCGACCGCACGGCGCGACGCGGCGATCAGATCGTTCTAAGCCCGTGGCATCTGCATCGGCAGACGCGGATGTGGGACGGCCCGGACGGTTTCGATCCGGGCAGGTGGCAGACAGATGCGGGGCGTGAAAGCGCGCGGAAGGCCTATATGCCGTTCTCTGCGGGTCCACGTGTTTGCACTGGTGCTGGATTCGCCATGGCAGAGGGTGTGCTTCTTCTTGCCGCCGTTCTGGCGGAGTGGCGGGTGTCACCGACCGACACAGTCCCAGTTCCCGAGGCGCATCTGACCGTCCGCGCGAAGGATGGGATCTGGCTGAATTTGGATCGGCGGCGACGGAACGAGGGATCAACAATCTCGGACGAATAG
- a CDS encoding cytochrome c biogenesis CcdA family protein yields the protein MFGFDIIDASLAPAMLIALFAGLLSFLSPCVLPIVPPYLAYMGGVTLNDPSSKSRRAILPALFFVLGLSTVFLLLGFTASAFGAFFLQYQTLFARVSGVVVIIFGLHFLGVFRIPVLDREARLDAGDRGGSALGAYVLGLAFAFGWTPCIGPQLGAILSLAASEGDVTRGTALLAVYAAGLGIPFLVAAMFLQRATGVMNKLKRHMGMIEKVMGALLLVVGLALVTGAFSAFSYWLLETFPALARLG from the coding sequence ATGTTCGGGTTCGACATCATCGACGCCAGCCTTGCACCGGCCATGCTGATCGCGCTGTTCGCCGGTCTGCTGTCCTTCCTGTCGCCCTGCGTGCTGCCCATCGTGCCGCCTTATCTGGCCTACATGGGCGGCGTGACGCTGAACGATCCGTCATCCAAGTCCCGCCGCGCCATCCTGCCCGCGCTGTTCTTCGTTCTGGGTCTGTCGACGGTGTTCCTGCTGCTGGGCTTTACGGCATCGGCCTTCGGGGCGTTTTTCCTGCAGTATCAAACGCTGTTTGCGCGCGTGTCCGGCGTCGTTGTCATCATCTTCGGCCTGCATTTCCTTGGCGTCTTTCGCATCCCCGTGCTGGACCGAGAGGCACGGCTTGACGCAGGGGACCGGGGCGGATCGGCGCTTGGAGCCTACGTGCTGGGCTTGGCCTTCGCCTTCGGTTGGACTCCCTGCATCGGCCCACAACTGGGCGCGATCCTGTCGCTGGCCGCGTCCGAAGGCGATGTGACACGCGGCACCGCATTGCTAGCGGTCTACGCCGCCGGTTTGGGCATCCCGTTCCTTGTCGCTGCCATGTTCCTGCAACGGGCGACCGGTGTGATGAACAAGCTGAAGCGGCACATGGGCATGATCGAGAAGGTCATGGGCGCGCTTTTGCTGGTCGTCGGGCTGGCCTTGGTGACGGGCGCATTCTCCGCCTTTTCCTATTGGTTGTTAGAGACCTTCCCCGCCCTCGCGCGGCTCGGCTGA